A single window of Balaenoptera ricei isolate mBalRic1 chromosome 15, mBalRic1.hap2, whole genome shotgun sequence DNA harbors:
- the SHLD1 gene encoding shieldin complex subunit 1 isoform X3: protein MSTTACDWVSSNERGLARTMATQEATPGSQSEESNALDLPSACDVRDYVLQRPSQEANSEAFSSEEALSIPCSSDTDPVTSSGKSL, encoded by the exons ATGTCCACAACAGCATGTGACTGGGTGTCCTCAAATGAGAGGGGTCTCGCCAG GACTATGGCAACTCAGGAAGCCACTCCAGGAAGCCAATCAGAGGAGAGCAATGCTTTGGACCTGCCATCAGCTTGTGACGTAAGGGATTACGTGTTGCAGAGACCCAGCCAGGAGGCCAACAGTGAGGCTTTTAGTTCTGAGGAAGCCCTTTCTATTCCTTGCTCTTCTGATACGGATCCAG